In Streptomyces violaceusniger Tu 4113, one DNA window encodes the following:
- a CDS encoding glutaredoxin domain-containing protein, with protein MADREDQDGVVVYWRPLCPFCMHLRTRLRLARLRHTEVNIWRDPEAAAFVRSVADGNETVPTVTVAGRPMVNPSMGELMEAVRTHAPHVLSKDG; from the coding sequence ATGGCGGACCGTGAGGACCAAGACGGAGTGGTGGTGTACTGGCGGCCGCTGTGCCCGTTCTGCATGCACCTGCGTACACGGCTGCGCCTCGCCCGGCTGCGGCACACCGAGGTGAACATCTGGCGGGATCCGGAGGCGGCCGCGTTCGTCCGATCGGTCGCGGACGGGAACGAGACCGTGCCGACCGTGACGGTGGCCGGCCGGCCCATGGTGAACCCGTCGATGGGCGAGCTGATGGAGGCGGTCAGGACCCACGCCCCGCACGTACTTTCCAAGGACGGATGA
- a CDS encoding cytochrome c oxidase assembly protein codes for MGGGAAHPGHGHGGGAGGSGPLDVWPPALALLVCAAAYALMVRRARRRNPAQGWPPARSMSFAAGLALLAMALLPPLAPFAHRDFRGHMAQHLLLGMYAPLALVLAAPVTLLLRALPPHRGRRLTAVLRSRPARLLAHPVTALLLTIGGLVLLYFTPLYDTVMGRPGWHWPAHAHFLLSGWLFAYVIAGPDPAPARPGVPARLVVLGVAIAAHAAIAQLMYGGFWVEVHAPIAEVQGGAEIMYYGGDVAELLLAAALVTTWRPVRTPRSAYGTRLRSVRRPTGRLEEGIPDGGP; via the coding sequence ATGGGTGGTGGCGCGGCGCATCCCGGCCACGGACACGGCGGGGGCGCCGGGGGCAGCGGCCCCCTGGACGTATGGCCGCCGGCCCTCGCCCTGCTGGTGTGTGCCGCCGCCTACGCGCTGATGGTCCGCCGCGCCCGTCGCCGTAACCCCGCCCAGGGCTGGCCGCCCGCGCGATCGATGAGCTTCGCCGCCGGGCTCGCCCTCCTCGCCATGGCGCTGCTGCCTCCGCTCGCACCGTTCGCCCATCGGGACTTCCGCGGCCATATGGCCCAGCATCTGCTGCTCGGGATGTACGCACCCCTCGCCCTGGTGCTCGCGGCCCCGGTCACCCTGCTGCTGCGCGCCCTGCCCCCGCACCGCGGCCGACGGCTGACCGCCGTGCTGCGCTCCCGCCCCGCGCGGCTGCTCGCCCACCCCGTCACCGCCCTGCTGCTGACCATCGGCGGGCTGGTGCTGCTGTACTTCACCCCCCTCTACGACACCGTCATGGGCCGACCCGGGTGGCACTGGCCGGCGCACGCCCATTTCCTGCTCTCGGGCTGGCTGTTCGCGTATGTCATCGCCGGTCCCGACCCGGCCCCCGCCCGGCCCGGTGTACCGGCCCGGCTGGTGGTCCTCGGCGTCGCCATCGCGGCCCACGCCGCCATCGCCCAGTTGATGTACGGGGGCTTCTGGGTCGAGGTCCATGCCCCGATCGCCGAGGTCCAGGGCGGCGCGGAGATCATGTACTACGGCGGCGACGTCGCCGAGCTCCTCCTGGCCGCGGCCCTCGTCACCACCTGGCGCCCGGTACGGACCCCTCGGAGTGCGTACGGGACACGGCTACGCTCGGTGCGGCGCCCGACCGGGCGGCTCGAGGAGGGGATTCCTGATGGCGGACCGTGA
- a CDS encoding DUF2243 domain-containing protein, protein MATTADETRAGLPAPHTIRLPGIVLGVGLGGFLDGILLHQLLQWHHMLSSTNHDRIGVRYYNPHTVSGLEMNTVWDGIFHAVCWIAVLLGLALLYARVTHDRRRVWGSRVLWGWILVGWGLFNLVEGVLDHQILGIHHVHSGPEQPWWDAGFLILGALLVAGGYLLQRGGAPSDPEAPRATGHV, encoded by the coding sequence ATGGCCACCACGGCGGACGAAACCCGGGCCGGTCTGCCCGCGCCGCACACCATCCGGCTGCCGGGGATCGTGCTGGGCGTGGGGCTCGGCGGATTCCTCGACGGGATCCTGCTGCACCAACTGCTGCAGTGGCACCACATGCTGAGCAGCACCAACCACGACCGCATCGGGGTCAGGTACTACAACCCGCACACCGTCTCCGGGCTGGAGATGAACACCGTGTGGGACGGGATCTTCCACGCCGTGTGCTGGATCGCGGTCCTGCTGGGGCTGGCCCTGCTCTACGCCCGGGTCACCCACGACCGGCGCCGGGTGTGGGGCTCGCGCGTCCTGTGGGGCTGGATCCTGGTCGGCTGGGGCCTGTTCAACCTGGTCGAGGGGGTGCTGGACCACCAGATCCTCGGCATCCACCATGTCCACAGCGGCCCGGAGCAGCCGTGGTGGGACGCCGGTTTCCTGATCCTGGGCGCCCTTCTGGTGGCCGGCGGCTATCTGCTGCAGCGCGGCGGGGCGCCCTCCGACCCCGAGGCACCCCGCGCCACCGGGCACGTGTGA
- a CDS encoding VOC family protein, protein MKPIGHVRPGFPCWVSLAAPSLRAAQEFYTAVLGWTWRPTGLGEEFRTALFGGAPVAGVGALASSLRSAAAWTPFFAVEDADATAARIHERGGTVGVGPLPFGPGRRAALAADRDGAVFGFWAGEALPGWPSGPDGAPAWLELRTRDAFAAALFYGEVFGWASPAGNCSIEYENDEVIVREAGRKLAVVHGGAVEQAPDPEVRPRWYVHFRVPDVTAAVAAARAAGGTVALAPTASPTGRQAILRDPDGGLFTVTTA, encoded by the coding sequence ATGAAGCCGATCGGCCACGTACGGCCGGGATTCCCCTGCTGGGTGAGTCTCGCCGCCCCCAGCCTCCGGGCGGCGCAGGAGTTCTACACCGCGGTGCTCGGGTGGACCTGGCGCCCCACCGGGCTGGGTGAGGAATTCCGCACGGCGCTGTTCGGCGGCGCGCCGGTGGCCGGGGTCGGAGCGCTCGCGAGCAGCCTCCGGAGCGCGGCCGCCTGGACGCCGTTCTTCGCCGTGGAGGACGCGGACGCCACCGCGGCACGGATCCATGAGCGGGGCGGCACTGTCGGCGTCGGCCCGCTCCCCTTCGGCCCGGGCCGCCGCGCCGCGCTGGCCGCCGACCGCGACGGCGCCGTCTTCGGCTTCTGGGCGGGGGAGGCGCTGCCCGGCTGGCCGTCGGGCCCGGACGGCGCCCCGGCCTGGCTGGAGCTGCGGACCCGTGACGCGTTCGCGGCCGCCCTCTTCTACGGCGAGGTCTTCGGCTGGGCGTCCCCGGCGGGCAACTGCTCGATCGAGTACGAGAACGACGAGGTGATCGTGCGCGAGGCGGGGCGCAAGCTGGCGGTGGTCCACGGCGGCGCCGTCGAGCAGGCCCCCGACCCGGAGGTCCGGCCGCGCTGGTACGTCCACTTCCGCGTCCCCGATGTAACCGCCGCGGTGGCTGCGGCCCGTGCCGCGGGAGGCACGGTCGCCCTCGCGCCGACCGCCTCCCCCACGGGCCGTCAGGCGATCCTGCGCGACCCGGACGGCGGGCTGTTCACCGTCACCACCGCCTGA
- a CDS encoding FUSC family protein, translating to MGHMIEKLYVIRAEPRGIAGAAVRAWRGPGRERDLVVQSLKAAGAATLAWAVSGWWLKDPVALMAPWVAVVLVQATVYRSLFKGLQQLVAIAVGTLLAAGAEALTGNTLASVALVLPVVMLLSNWPRLGDQGIYGPTTALFTLISGPVSGLTVSHRLLQALLGAVIGIAVNALIFPPVHLRNVRENLSRLARGTEEMLTGIAAGLAQEDWSEDTAADWRRLADQLQQRQESLRSARLWSHESLRLNPRLPWKSRRNLPPLPSENEDQRWGSIVAQVGAVVDTMIDIADENRTIPTPDQQPLRDYGRLLADLASACRVRADLICLSSAPEDAHARLDEALDSVERRHNALHKQLTDERIVSAATTAVLGTLLIQAQNIWHDIAPETWPRATAGA from the coding sequence ATGGGGCACATGATCGAGAAGCTGTATGTGATACGAGCCGAACCCCGGGGGATCGCGGGCGCGGCGGTGCGGGCGTGGCGGGGGCCGGGGCGGGAGCGCGACCTGGTCGTGCAGTCGCTGAAGGCGGCCGGGGCGGCCACGCTCGCCTGGGCGGTCTCGGGGTGGTGGCTGAAGGATCCGGTGGCGCTGATGGCGCCTTGGGTGGCGGTGGTCCTGGTCCAGGCCACCGTCTACCGTTCGCTGTTCAAAGGGTTGCAGCAACTGGTGGCCATCGCCGTCGGCACGCTCCTGGCGGCGGGGGCCGAAGCCCTGACGGGGAACACCCTGGCCTCGGTGGCCCTGGTCCTGCCGGTCGTGATGCTGCTCAGCAACTGGCCGCGCCTCGGCGACCAGGGCATCTACGGGCCCACCACCGCCCTGTTCACCCTCATCTCGGGCCCGGTGTCCGGCCTCACGGTCTCCCACCGGCTGCTGCAGGCGCTGCTGGGCGCCGTGATCGGCATCGCGGTCAACGCGCTGATCTTCCCGCCGGTCCATCTGCGGAACGTACGGGAGAACCTCAGCAGACTGGCGCGCGGGACGGAGGAGATGCTGACGGGCATCGCCGCGGGGCTGGCCCAGGAGGACTGGTCCGAGGACACGGCCGCCGACTGGCGACGCCTGGCCGACCAGCTCCAACAGCGGCAGGAGAGCCTGCGATCCGCGCGGCTGTGGAGCCACGAGAGCCTCCGGCTGAATCCCAGACTGCCGTGGAAGTCGCGCAGGAATCTGCCGCCGCTTCCCTCCGAGAACGAGGATCAGCGATGGGGCTCGATCGTCGCCCAGGTCGGCGCCGTCGTCGACACCATGATCGACATCGCCGACGAGAACCGCACCATCCCCACCCCCGACCAGCAGCCGCTGCGCGACTACGGCCGCCTTCTCGCCGATCTGGCGAGCGCCTGCCGGGTCCGGGCGGATCTGATCTGCCTGTCCTCCGCCCCCGAAGACGCGCACGCCCGGCTGGACGAGGCGCTGGACTCCGTGGAACGGCGCCACAACGCCCTGCACAAACAGCTCACCGACGAGCGCATCGTCTCCGCCGCCACCACCGCCGTCCTGGGCACCCTGCTGATCCAGGCCCAGAACATCTGGCATGACATCGCCCCGGAGACCTGGCCCCGCGCCACCGCCGGGGCATAG
- a CDS encoding EamA family transporter, protein MSALFALATSLLWGLADFGGGLLTRRTPALTVVVASQIIAMTALGAIVVATGGWSEAGPQLWFAAAAGVVGPAAMLCFYRALALGPMGVVSPLGALGGVIVPLGVALVLGERPGLLQVSGVVVAVAGVVLASGPQTGGAPVQRQTLLLTLVAALGFGSVMALIAEASSTLTGLFLALFVQRVCNVAVGGTALLFSVRRGNPGLPEGGMGVVWASLPALAFVGLADVAANGTYNLAAHHGPVTVAAVLASLYPVVTALAARALLGERLRVVQATGAGLALVGTLLLATG, encoded by the coding sequence ATGTCCGCGCTCTTCGCTCTTGCCACCAGCCTGCTCTGGGGGCTGGCCGACTTCGGCGGAGGGTTGCTCACCCGGCGCACACCCGCGCTCACCGTGGTTGTCGCCTCCCAGATCATCGCGATGACCGCCCTCGGCGCCATCGTGGTGGCCACCGGCGGATGGTCCGAGGCGGGCCCGCAGCTATGGTTCGCGGCGGCGGCCGGTGTGGTCGGCCCGGCCGCGATGCTGTGCTTCTACCGCGCCCTCGCGCTCGGCCCGATGGGCGTCGTCTCCCCGCTCGGCGCGCTCGGCGGGGTCATCGTGCCGCTCGGCGTCGCGCTGGTGCTCGGCGAGCGGCCCGGGCTGCTGCAGGTCTCGGGGGTCGTGGTGGCGGTCGCGGGCGTGGTCCTGGCGAGCGGTCCGCAGACCGGCGGTGCGCCCGTCCAGCGGCAGACGCTGCTGCTCACCCTGGTCGCCGCGCTGGGCTTCGGCTCGGTGATGGCGCTGATCGCCGAGGCGTCGTCCACGCTGACCGGGCTCTTCCTCGCGCTGTTCGTCCAGCGGGTGTGCAATGTGGCGGTCGGCGGCACCGCGCTCCTCTTCTCCGTACGGCGCGGAAACCCCGGGCTGCCCGAGGGCGGGATGGGCGTGGTGTGGGCGTCGCTGCCCGCGCTCGCCTTCGTGGGCCTCGCCGACGTGGCCGCGAACGGCACGTACAACCTCGCCGCCCACCACGGCCCGGTCACCGTCGCCGCGGTGCTCGCCTCCCTCTACCCCGTGGTGACCGCCCTCGCCGCCCGCGCGCTGCTCGGCGAGCGGCTGCGCGTGGTCCAGGCCACGGGCGCTGGACTCGCCCTGGTCGGGACGCTGCTGCTGGCGACGGGCTGA
- a CDS encoding helix-turn-helix domain-containing protein: protein MTDLDQLTQSLARNLKRCRNERGFTLDALAARAGVSRGMIIQIEQARTNPSVGTTVKLADALGVSITTLLDYEHGPRVTFVPPEQAVRMWSTEAGSYTALLVGTEAGGPLEMWGWRLMPGDESASDPHPSGTVELIHVTAGELTLVLGGEAHTVPAGTSAAFEANTPHTYRNEGTAPVEMTMAVSVPPAR from the coding sequence GTGACGGACCTCGATCAGCTCACGCAGTCGCTCGCCCGCAACCTCAAGCGGTGCCGCAACGAACGCGGCTTCACCCTCGATGCCCTCGCGGCCCGCGCCGGGGTCAGCCGGGGCATGATCATCCAGATCGAGCAGGCCCGTACGAATCCGAGCGTGGGCACCACGGTCAAGCTCGCGGACGCGCTCGGCGTGAGCATCACCACCCTGCTCGACTACGAGCACGGGCCGCGGGTGACCTTCGTCCCGCCCGAGCAGGCGGTACGGATGTGGTCCACCGAAGCGGGCAGCTACACCGCGCTGCTCGTCGGCACCGAGGCGGGCGGTCCGCTGGAGATGTGGGGATGGCGGCTGATGCCCGGCGACGAGAGCGCCTCCGATCCGCATCCGTCCGGCACGGTCGAGCTGATCCATGTGACGGCGGGCGAGCTCACCCTGGTGCTCGGCGGCGAGGCGCACACCGTCCCGGCCGGCACCTCCGCGGCGTTCGAGGCGAACACCCCGCACACCTACCGCAACGAGGGGACGGCGCCGGTGGAGATGACCATGGCGGTGTCGGTACCGCCCGCGCGCTGA
- a CDS encoding YbaK/EbsC family protein, whose protein sequence is MSTPMDAFDEVRPAVECLDLLTAPVAEALRDWRGSEPVEQVLFVDTDPDKADTAVLVENYGPWLLEQSANCVVVAGKRGGETTLAACLVLAHTRADVNGVVRRQLGARKASFAPVDTATGESGMEFGGITPIGLPATWPLLVDSAVADIPYALIGSGTRRGKLIVPGKLLAGLPGAVVLEGLGAPGA, encoded by the coding sequence ATGAGTACGCCGATGGATGCCTTCGACGAGGTCCGGCCCGCCGTCGAGTGCCTGGATCTGCTGACCGCCCCCGTCGCCGAGGCGCTGCGCGACTGGCGTGGCTCGGAGCCGGTGGAGCAGGTGCTGTTCGTGGACACGGACCCGGACAAGGCCGACACCGCCGTACTCGTCGAGAACTACGGCCCCTGGCTGCTGGAGCAGTCCGCCAACTGCGTCGTCGTCGCGGGCAAGCGGGGCGGTGAGACCACCCTCGCCGCCTGTCTGGTCCTCGCCCACACCCGCGCGGACGTCAACGGCGTGGTGCGTCGCCAACTCGGCGCACGCAAGGCGTCGTTCGCCCCGGTCGACACGGCGACGGGCGAGAGCGGCATGGAGTTCGGCGGCATCACCCCGATCGGCCTGCCCGCCACGTGGCCGCTCCTGGTGGACTCGGCCGTGGCGGACATCCCCTACGCGCTCATCGGCAGCGGCACCCGACGCGGCAAACTCATCGTGCCGGGCAAGCTGCTCGCCGGGTTGCCGGGCGCGGTGGTCCTGGAGGGCTTGGGCGCGCCTGGCGCCTGA
- a CDS encoding TetR/AcrR family transcriptional regulator, translating to MTPAGRRIVAAAEELFYNRGIAAVGVDLIAERSGATKRTLYNQFGSKDRLVAAYLTERDQRWRSLVRAAVDAGDTPAEAVTAPFEALRTWSETNTRGCAFINALAELPDPSHPAYRIAANQKLWLLNLFKELAATAGCSHPATLATQLLVLHEGAVATQPLSLDSLPESTDLARVLVQASTSPGQ from the coding sequence ATGACGCCGGCCGGCCGCCGCATCGTGGCGGCCGCCGAGGAGTTGTTCTACAACCGCGGCATCGCGGCGGTCGGTGTGGATCTGATCGCCGAGCGCTCGGGCGCGACCAAGCGGACCCTGTACAACCAGTTCGGTTCGAAAGACCGCCTCGTGGCGGCCTATCTCACGGAACGCGACCAGCGCTGGCGGTCACTCGTCCGTGCCGCCGTTGACGCCGGCGACACTCCGGCCGAGGCCGTCACCGCCCCCTTCGAGGCCCTGCGGACCTGGAGCGAGACCAACACCCGCGGATGCGCCTTCATCAACGCACTGGCAGAACTCCCGGATCCCTCGCATCCCGCATACCGCATCGCCGCGAACCAGAAGCTCTGGCTGCTGAACCTGTTCAAGGAACTCGCCGCCACGGCGGGCTGCTCGCACCCGGCCACCCTCGCCACCCAACTCCTCGTGCTGCACGAGGGTGCTGTCGCCACGCAGCCCCTCTCGCTCGACAGCCTTCCGGAGAGCACTGACCTGGCACGAGTCCTGGTTCAAGCCAGCACATCGCCCGGTCAGTAG
- a CDS encoding zinc-binding dehydrogenase, producing MGVSDFMRAVRITRHGGPEVLELTEVAVPAPQAGEVLVQVGAVALNNTDLWTREGAYGRPDDPKALSGWRGPIDFPRIQGADVAGRVVAVGTGVTGGLVGRRVVVDPAIYDTEGPDAHPVGLMGSERDGGYAEYVTAPVERVHDVTESPLTDEQLATLPTAYGTALGMIERGRLRKGETALVSGASGGVGLALVQIARARGARVLAISSGPKIDAVREAGAHEVIDRAGDIAEQIRAAAPEGIDVALDVVAGELVSEGLPLLREGGRWVIAGALGGYELTFDVRRLYLHNAQVIGSAMHTPTHFDLLMNLARRAEVQPVVAATFPLNQAAQAQEELSLRGHVGKIVMHP from the coding sequence ATGGGTGTGTCCGATTTCATGCGAGCGGTGCGCATCACCAGGCACGGAGGACCGGAGGTCCTTGAGCTGACGGAGGTCGCCGTCCCCGCCCCTCAGGCAGGGGAGGTGCTGGTCCAGGTCGGCGCGGTAGCGCTGAACAACACCGACCTGTGGACCCGGGAAGGCGCCTACGGCCGTCCGGACGACCCGAAGGCGCTGTCGGGCTGGCGAGGCCCGATCGACTTCCCGCGCATCCAGGGCGCCGACGTGGCCGGCCGGGTCGTGGCCGTCGGGACCGGCGTAACGGGGGGCCTCGTGGGACGCCGAGTGGTCGTCGACCCCGCGATCTACGACACCGAAGGGCCGGACGCCCACCCGGTGGGCCTGATGGGGAGCGAACGCGACGGCGGATACGCGGAGTACGTGACGGCGCCGGTGGAGCGTGTACACGACGTGACGGAATCTCCGCTTACGGACGAGCAGCTCGCGACGCTGCCGACCGCCTACGGCACGGCGCTGGGCATGATCGAGCGAGGCCGGCTACGGAAGGGGGAAACCGCCCTGGTCTCGGGAGCCTCCGGCGGCGTCGGCCTCGCGCTGGTGCAGATCGCCCGTGCACGCGGCGCAAGGGTGCTCGCCATCAGTAGTGGACCCAAGATCGACGCGGTGCGCGAAGCAGGCGCGCACGAAGTCATCGACCGTGCGGGAGACATCGCCGAACAAATCCGCGCCGCCGCCCCGGAGGGCATCGACGTCGCACTCGACGTCGTGGCCGGCGAACTGGTCAGCGAGGGGCTGCCGCTGCTGCGCGAAGGGGGCCGGTGGGTCATCGCCGGCGCACTCGGTGGCTACGAATTGACCTTTGACGTGCGCCGCCTCTACCTGCACAACGCCCAGGTCATCGGGTCCGCGATGCACACGCCCACGCACTTCGACCTCCTCATGAACCTCGCTCGTCGGGCAGAGGTCCAGCCCGTCGTCGCCGCGACCTTCCCACTGAACCAGGCCGCTCAGGCGCAAGAAGAACTCTCCCTCAGGGGGCACGTGGGAAAGATCGTCATGCACCCCTGA
- a CDS encoding CoA-binding protein, which produces MYGDPATVRKILTELGDTWAVVGLSSNQQRAAYGVAGVLQRYGKRIIPVHPKAESVHGERGYSTLSAIPFELDVVDVFVNSDLAGPVADEAVAIGAKAVWFQLGVIDPAAYDRTRAAGLAMVMDRCPAIEIPRLD; this is translated from the coding sequence ATGTACGGCGACCCGGCGACGGTCCGCAAGATCCTCACAGAGCTGGGAGACACTTGGGCGGTAGTCGGCCTGTCCTCCAACCAGCAGCGTGCGGCCTATGGGGTCGCGGGTGTTCTCCAGCGCTACGGCAAACGGATCATACCCGTGCATCCCAAAGCGGAATCGGTGCATGGCGAGCGGGGGTACTCGACACTGTCCGCAATTCCGTTCGAACTCGATGTCGTGGATGTATTCGTCAACAGTGATCTGGCGGGCCCGGTCGCCGACGAGGCCGTCGCCATCGGCGCCAAGGCCGTCTGGTTCCAGCTCGGCGTCATCGACCCTGCGGCCTACGACCGCACCCGCGCCGCCGGGCTCGCCATGGTCATGGACCGCTGCCCGGCCATCGAGATCCCTCGGCTCGACTGA
- a CDS encoding integrase core domain-containing protein, producing MLLRLAYLAATNALAFLRLLPMSDKQKDVEILVLRHQLLVLQRRVGKPTFTDTDRAILAGLLHHLPKNTLRHLLLLVRPETVLRWHRDLLRRRHAATRAPRRRGRPRTIRSIRALVLRLARENASWGYRRIHGELTALGIKVAASTVGEILREHGIPPAPERQNTTWARFLRSQAKALLACDLFEVRTLTGARLYVFAVIEHTTRRIRILGATPHPTAEWIVQLGRNLLMDLEDAGSKAKFLIRDRDAKFTAAFDALMTDAGLKVVTTGIRMPRMNSLMERWIQTCRRELLDRTLIWNQSHLLRALREYESFYNEHRPHRALEQAAPCRPLPTPITQQAQLAHLEIHRRDRLGGTLHEYQHAA from the coding sequence GTGCTCCTGCGCCTGGCCTACCTCGCCGCGACCAACGCCCTGGCGTTCCTACGCCTCCTGCCGATGAGCGACAAACAGAAGGACGTTGAGATCCTCGTACTCCGGCACCAACTGCTGGTCCTGCAACGCCGGGTCGGCAAGCCGACCTTCACCGACACAGACCGCGCCATCCTCGCCGGTCTGCTCCACCACCTCCCCAAAAACACACTGCGACACCTTCTGCTCCTGGTACGCCCCGAGACGGTCCTGCGCTGGCATCGCGACCTGCTCAGGCGGCGCCATGCCGCGACCCGCGCACCCAGACGACGTGGACGCCCACGCACCATCCGCTCGATCCGCGCCCTGGTCCTGCGCCTGGCCAGAGAGAATGCCTCGTGGGGATATCGCCGGATCCACGGCGAACTCACCGCGCTGGGGATCAAAGTCGCCGCCTCCACCGTCGGGGAGATCCTCCGCGAGCACGGCATCCCACCCGCACCCGAACGGCAGAACACCACCTGGGCCCGCTTCCTCCGCAGCCAGGCCAAAGCTCTACTCGCTTGCGATCTTTTCGAAGTCCGCACGCTGACCGGGGCGCGCCTGTACGTCTTCGCCGTCATCGAGCACACCACCCGTCGCATCAGGATCCTCGGCGCCACCCCGCACCCCACCGCGGAGTGGATCGTGCAGCTCGGACGCAACCTCCTCATGGACCTCGAGGACGCAGGCAGCAAGGCGAAGTTCCTCATCCGCGACCGCGACGCAAAGTTCACAGCCGCCTTCGACGCCTTGATGACCGATGCCGGCCTGAAGGTCGTCACCACCGGCATTCGGATGCCGAGGATGAACTCGCTCATGGAGCGCTGGATACAGACCTGCCGCAGGGAGCTGCTGGACCGGACCTTGATCTGGAACCAGAGCCACCTTCTCCGCGCCCTGCGCGAGTACGAATCCTTCTACAACGAGCACCGCCCGCACAGGGCCCTGGAGCAGGCGGCCCCATGCCGCCCGCTACCCACGCCCATCACCCAACAAGCCCAACTCGCCCACCTGGAAATCCACAGACGAGACCGACTCGGCGGAACCCTCCACGAATACCAGCACGCGGCGTGA
- a CDS encoding class I SAM-dependent methyltransferase: MWATAVGVARVRALETERENALFRDPLAQSFATAGGLWPSSPPPDDEAARRRRLAVSYSIVIRTKFLDDLLQQASASGVRQVVLLGAGMDSRAFRIDWPEGTRLFEVDTAAPLDFKASVLRQERAVARCERITVAVDLRDDWPGALAAAGHDPTVPTAWIAEGLLIYLPDDAVELLLARISTQSAAGSRMGLTLGSRGVIERFGADAAPGSAASMWVSEMPDDPVGWLAGHGWEADSHTLRERAAAYGRPISTPPQREERPGGLISAIRR; the protein is encoded by the coding sequence GTGTGGGCCACGGCGGTGGGGGTGGCCAGGGTGCGGGCGCTGGAGACCGAGCGGGAGAACGCGCTGTTCCGCGACCCACTGGCACAGTCATTCGCCACCGCCGGCGGCCTGTGGCCCTCCTCGCCGCCGCCCGATGACGAAGCAGCGCGACGCCGCCGACTGGCCGTGTCGTACTCCATCGTCATCAGGACGAAGTTCCTCGACGACCTGTTGCAGCAGGCCTCCGCGTCCGGAGTCCGGCAGGTCGTGCTGCTCGGCGCCGGCATGGACAGCCGGGCCTTCCGAATCGACTGGCCCGAGGGCACCCGGCTGTTCGAGGTCGACACTGCCGCGCCACTGGACTTCAAGGCTTCGGTGCTGCGCCAGGAGCGGGCCGTCGCACGCTGCGAGCGGATCACCGTCGCGGTGGATCTGCGTGATGACTGGCCAGGCGCGCTGGCCGCCGCAGGGCACGACCCGACCGTGCCGACCGCGTGGATCGCCGAAGGACTACTGATCTATCTGCCCGACGACGCGGTGGAGCTACTGCTGGCCAGGATCAGCACGCAGTCGGCGGCAGGCAGTCGGATGGGGCTGACATTGGGCTCGCGCGGCGTAATCGAGCGCTTCGGCGCGGACGCCGCGCCGGGATCGGCGGCGTCCATGTGGGTCTCGGAGATGCCCGACGACCCGGTGGGCTGGCTGGCCGGGCACGGCTGGGAGGCCGACAGCCACACCCTGCGCGAGCGCGCCGCCGCCTACGGCCGTCCGATCAGCACCCCGCCGCAGCGCGAGGAGCGGCCCGGCGGACTGATCTCGGCGATCCGCCGGTAG
- a CDS encoding LysR family transcriptional regulator — translation MDDLETRQLRYFVAVAEELHFGRAADRLGIAQPPLSRAIRQLEQRLGVRLLDRDRRGVALTDAGRVLLREANVALDAVAAAARRTRRAADPKRPLVLVTKAGASHELLQRLLDALASEPGAAPVDVLLCEVGEQAGLLRDGRADVALMHRPFDDLAGFDTEDLHTEGQIALLPAGHPLASHEQLTLAEVRDVPDLPIARWPQLDGTYPDGPGPEVHTQSQLAQLVALGRTLLVIPASSRAWQWPDHVAVPVVDAPDVTTVIAWPPSSRSPAVASLVRSAAGLRGTELPASAG, via the coding sequence GTGGACGATCTCGAGACCCGTCAGCTCCGCTACTTCGTCGCCGTCGCCGAGGAGCTGCACTTCGGACGTGCCGCCGATCGGCTCGGGATCGCGCAACCGCCGCTCTCCCGCGCGATCCGCCAGTTGGAGCAGCGGCTCGGGGTCCGGCTCCTCGACCGGGACCGTCGTGGAGTGGCGCTCACCGACGCCGGCCGGGTGCTGCTCCGCGAAGCCAACGTGGCCCTCGACGCGGTCGCGGCCGCCGCGCGCCGGACGCGGCGTGCCGCGGATCCGAAGCGTCCGCTGGTGCTCGTGACGAAGGCCGGGGCCTCCCACGAGCTGCTGCAACGGCTCCTCGACGCGCTGGCGAGCGAACCCGGTGCGGCACCGGTCGACGTCCTCCTGTGCGAGGTCGGCGAGCAGGCCGGGCTCCTGCGCGACGGGCGCGCCGACGTGGCGCTGATGCACCGGCCGTTCGACGACCTCGCCGGGTTCGACACCGAGGACCTCCACACCGAAGGCCAGATCGCACTCCTTCCCGCGGGCCATCCGCTCGCGTCACACGAACAGCTCACGCTGGCGGAGGTCCGCGATGTGCCGGACCTGCCGATCGCTCGATGGCCCCAGCTCGACGGGACCTACCCGGACGGGCCCGGTCCGGAGGTGCACACCCAGTCACAGCTCGCTCAGCTCGTGGCGCTCGGCAGGACGCTCCTCGTCATCCCCGCCTCCAGCCGTGCCTGGCAGTGGCCCGATCACGTCGCGGTGCCCGTCGTCGACGCACCGGACGTCACCACGGTGATCGCCTGGCCACCCAGCAGTCGCTCCCCCGCGGTCGCCTCACTCGTCCGCTCGGCAGCCGGGCTCCGCGGCACCGAGCTGCCCGCGTCCGCGGGCTGA